Proteins from a genomic interval of Uloborus diversus isolate 005 chromosome 4, Udiv.v.3.1, whole genome shotgun sequence:
- the LOC129221652 gene encoding uncharacterized protein LOC129221652 produces MRDRGPWRLWSLLLLLTAGNLKSLFVQCQYNEGGARGDEGSPASLGFSGVELRHDGYVKGETPTIPQTSFSCSAQPYNPGLYADTETQCQVYHVCFEDRQESFLCGPGTNFNQRILACDFWYNFDCQESPSFYSVNADIGKVPDSVFNAGQGGRQPSPQQPSYPRVPQQPPSVGSNVPRVTAPPPRVQPQPERPSYPSFPQQPPSQGSIPNRESVPPPPQRIQPEFPRVQTQPPRIEPQIPRIQPQPPRIEPQIPRIQPQPPRIEPQIPRIQPQPPRFQPQPPSIPSQPPIPEFRPQPPPAFVQPQYPRISQPGGQPSKVRPPPVQQLTPSIQQEEDTGYQFGGNNRQKPISLPPPQQVRPQTSRPVFPPVVSPPRVSRPPLTPPVIRQPEIAISRPRVPIAVGRPEFHPDSHLKGNVDYRPAQQPRLPQPSRPVGTGYPSYPVSQVPAAQNPIEKPSRRPSYQPPITLQQEHVDTEYVPPPPPPPVRQPSRPTTEYIPRQPPPKQPSKPTTVYVPPPPPPPPVQQEIAHIPPPQPPSRPAYVPPPSPAFQKPVDTGYGRQPAVEKKPIESGHGKQPPVSPSIIREQQKPAISPPSRPQVSVGVRQPQQPQRPKPVFPPPSDHPNSNIKGGPGYNQPPPQVPRFEPTRISRPSIPQGGYQEPPKQVRPPADVEKLSVKPTIEKRPTATGSGGYKPPTQGRIKTPSEPPRSVYQPPIQVIDHPRSEIKGTGYEGPIAPQQPQRIESQSSPISGVKRPQTGGGYQEPQKQRPRAPIVVARPQPPSLPRTSVKQPVAPPSRMKLPSQTQVQSVSSGQAFRPSQPDVPSHGAFDHPNANVKGGGGYNQVRPQPVQITRRPSNPPSLPSTSYEQKTPSGCGRQGGGCRPRGDGGYSQQRIPQQDYKPQRSRTKTAHSIKTPQEFSGVKDVGTYQRPPTVSSHSSIVPKQVKPDYDSGSSYTRGPDIYPKPEFGQSNGPHPPVSVPSRANHGIKEGPAPQNSIAENKPTYQGLPASSGSGTAVRPEYPFREVPGHQPPHQPQVFPYRENPDHPNESLKGSAAYRPPPPAGYQAAASEVQEQKVAAEAKPDTSSPLLGDVGVE; encoded by the exons gaAATTTGAAGAGCTTGTTTGTTCAGTGC caATATAATGAAGGTGGTGCAAGAGGAGATGAAGGAAGTCCGGCAAGTCTCGGCTTTAGCGGCGTCGAACTAAGGCACGATGGTTACGTAAAAGGCGAGACACCTACCATACCACAAACAAGCTTCAGTTGCTCGGCTCAACCGTATAATCCGGGGCTGTACGCCGATACTGAAACGCAATGCCaa GTTTACCACGTTTGTTTCGAAGATCGCCAGGAAAGCTTTTTATGTGGCCCAGGCACGAACTTCAATCAACGAATCTTGGCTTGTGACTTTTGGTACAATTTTGACTGCCAAGAAAGTCCTTCATTCTACTCTGTCAATGCAGACATAGGAAAGGTTCCAGATTCAGTGTTCAATGCCGGGCAAGGAGGAAGACAACCTTCCCCTCAACAGCCATCTTATCCACGAGTTCCACAGCAACCACCATCTGTGGGATCAAATGTGCCTCGAGTAACCGCTCCGCCACCACGAGTTCAACCACAACCTGAAAGACCGTCTTATCCAAGTTTCCCACAGCAGCCTCCATCGCAAGGATCTATTCCAAATCGAGAAAGCGTACCTCCTCCTCCACAGAGAATTCAGCCTGAGTTTCCTAGAGTTCAAACTCAACCTCCTAGAATAGAGCCCCAGATTCCCCGAATACAACCCCAGCCACCAAGGATTGAGCCACAAATCCCACGTATACAGCCACAGCCACCTAGAATTGAACCTCAGATTCCAAGGATACAGCCACAACCACCTAGATTTCAACCACAACCACCTAGTATACCCTCTCAGCCACCAATACCTGAATTCAGGCCCCAGCCTCCACCAGCGTTTGTACAACCTCAATATCCACGAATTTCTCAACCAGGGGGACAGCCTTCAAAGGTAAGACCACCACCGGTACAACAACTAACGCCATCGATACAACAAGAAGAAGATACTGGATATCAGTTTGGTGGAAATAATCGTCAAAAGCCAATATCATTGCCACCACCGCAGCAGGTTCGTCCACAAACATCCAGACCAGTGTTTCCTCCCGTTGTTTCTCCACCCAGAGTATCGCGTCCACCTCTGACACCTCCAGTCATTCGTCAGCCAGAAATAGCTATATCGCGTCCCAGAGTACCTATTGCAGTCGGCAGGCCTGAGTTCCATCCTGATTCTCATTTGAAAGGAAATGTTGATTATCGACCTGCACAACAACCTCGACTTCCCCAACCAAGCCGGCCAGTAGGCACTGGATATCCCAGTTACCCAGTTTCTCAAGTGCCAGCTgcacaaaacccaatagaaaaaccTTCAAGGAGACCATCTTACCAACCTCCAATAACTCTCCAACAAGAGCATGTGGATACAGAATACGTTCCTCCACCACCCCCGCCGCCTGTTAGACAGCCATCAAGGCCAACAACAGAATATATCCCACGGCAGCCTCCTCCCAAACAGCCATCAAAACCTACAACAGTATATGTTCCACCACCTCCTCCACCCCCACCTGTGCAACAAGAAATAGCACATATTCCTCCACCTCAGCCACCATCTCGTCCAGCTTATGTGCCTCCACCTTCACCTGCCTTTCAAAAACCCGTTGATACTGGTTACGGAAGACAACCAGCTGTAGAGAAAAAACCAATTGAGAGTGGACACGGAAAGCAACCGCCTGTTTCACCATCTATAATCAGAGAGCAGCAAAAGCCTGCAATTTCTCCTCCATCCAGACCTCAGGTGTCTGTGGGAGTAAGACAACCTCAACAACCTCAACGGCCAAAACCAGTATTTCCTCCACCTTCGGATCATCCAAATTCCAATATTAAAGGTGGCCCTGGTTACAATCAACCACCACCTCAGGTACCAAGATTTGAACCAACTCGAATTTCCAGACCGTCGATACCACAAGGTGGATATCAAGAACCCCCCAAGCAAGTCAGACCTCCTGCTGATGTCGAAAAATTATCTGTGAAACCAACTATCGAAAAAAGGCCCACAGCTACAGGATCTGGCGGCTATAAACCACCAACACAGGGTCGAATTAAAACACCAAGTGAGCCACCAAGAAGTGTTTATCAACCGCCTATTCAAGTTATAGATCATCCACGCAGTGAAATAAAAGGAACAGGTTACGAAGGACCAATTGCTCCTCAACAGCCCCAACGTATTGAATCTCAATCATCACCTATTTCTGGTGTCAAGCGACCGCAAACTGGTGGTGGATATCAAGAACCACAAAAACAGCGCCCAAGAGCTCCAATAGTAGTGGCAAGACCTCAGCCACCTTCTTTGCCGCGAACTTCAGTTAAACAACCTGTTGCTCCACCAAGTCGAATGAAACTTCCGAGTCAAACACAAGTACAAAGTGTTTCTAGTGGTCAAGCTTTCCGACCTAGCCAGCCAGATGTTCCCTCTCACGGAGCTTTTGACCATCCCAATGCTAATGTCAAAGGTGGTGGTGGTTACAATCAAGTCAGACCTCAACCTGTTCAGATAACAAGAAGACCTTCCAATCCACCTTCTTTGCCTTCCACTTCATACGAGCAAAAAACTCCCTCCGGCTGTGGTAGACAAGGAGGTGGATGCCGGCCTAGAGGAGATGGAGGTTACAGTCAACAACGAATTCCTCAGCAAGACTATAAGCCACAAAGATCACGAACCAAAACAGCCCACTCAATAAAAACACCGCAAGAATTTTCTGGGGTGAAAGATGTTGGTACTTATCAGAGACCTCCAACGGTATCTTCGCATAGCAGCATAGTACCAAAACAAGTGAAGCCAGATTATGATTCTGGCTCCAGTTATACAAGAGGACCTGACATTTATCCTAAGCCTGAATTTGGCCAATCAAATGGGCCGCATCCACCTGTATCAGTTCCGTCCAGAGCAAACCATGGAATAAAAGAAGGACCAGCTCCCCAAAACAGCATCGCAGAGAACAAACCCACTTATCAAGGCCTTCCTGCGTCTTCGGGCTCCGGCACTGCTGTTCGTCCGGAATATCCTTTCCGGGAGGTTCCAGGACACCAACCTCCACATCAGCCACAAGTTTTCCCTTACAGAGAGAATCCCGATCATCCTAATGAAAGCCTAAAAGGAAGTGCGGCGTACAGGCCACCCCCACCGGCCGGTTACCAAGCAGCAGCTTCTGAAGTTCAGGAGCAGAAAGTTGCAGCCGAAGCCAAACCAGATACATCATCTCCGTTGTTGGGAGATGTAGGTGTCGAGtag